The proteins below are encoded in one region of Cucurbita pepo subsp. pepo cultivar mu-cu-16 chromosome LG10, ASM280686v2, whole genome shotgun sequence:
- the LOC111803338 gene encoding BTB/POZ and MATH domain-containing protein 4-like isoform X2: protein MYSPNNSPLASPTSSRSVTETINASHNFVIKGYSLAKGIGVGKHIASETFTVGGYQWAIYFYPDGKNPEDSSAYVSVFIALASEGTDVRALFELTLVDQSGEGKHKVHSHFDRSLESGPYTLKYRGSMWGYKRFFRRTSLETSVFLKDDCLKINCTVGVVVSGIDSSRLHSIHVPESDIGVHFGTLLENEEGSDVTFNVSGEKFCAHKLVLAARSPVFENHFVNMMEEDNDEIHITEMEPRVFKALLHFIYRDTLPEDDEFLEASSSSVPSLPDSLPAKLLAAADKYDLPRLRLMCESVLCKDISVHSVSHMLALADLYHAADLKSVCLKFTAENLVGLRQCAGLFFLLHTLQLVEDTS from the exons ATGTACTCGCCCAACAACAGCCCCTTAGCTTCTCCGACGAGCTCTCGGTCTGTTACAGAAACTATTAATGCCTCACATAACTTTGTGATCAAGGGTTATTCTCTCGCTAAGGGTATCGGCGTGGGAAAGCATATTGCTAGCGAGACTTTTACCGTCGGAGGGTATCAGTGGGCTATATACTTCTATCCTGACGGGAAGAATCCGGAGGATAGTTCAGCTTATGTGTCGGTGTTCATTGCCTTGGCCAGCGAGGGCACTGATGTGCGTGCCTTGTTTGAGCTCACTTTGGTGGACCAGAGTGGTGAAGGAAAGCACAAGGTGCATAGTCATTTCGATCGATCGCTCGAGAGTGGGCCTTACACGCTCAAGTACAGAGGTAGCATGTG GGGCTATAAGCGTTTCTTCCGAAGGACTTCACTTGAAACATCGGTTTTCCTTAAGGACGATtgcttgaaaataaattgcaCTGTTGGTGTTGTTGTATCCGGAATAGACAGTTCAAGACTACACTCCATCCATGTCCCTGAATCTGATATTGGAGTTCATTTTGGCACATTACTGGAAAATGAGGAGGGTTCAGATGTCACTTTCAATGTGTCAGGGGAAAAGTTTTGTGCTCACAAGCTAGTACTGGCCGCTCGCTCTCCTGTTTTTGAAAaccattttgtcaacatgatGGAAGAAGATAATGATGAAATTCATATAACAGAAATGGAACCTAGGGTTTTTAAG GCTCTGCTGCATTTCATTTATAGGGATACTCTCCCAGAAGATGATGAGTTCTTAGAAGCAAGCTCATCTTCAGTTCCATCTTTACCTGATTCATTACCTGCAAAATTATTAGCTGCTGctgataaatatgatttacccAGACTTAGATTGATGTGTGAATCTGTACTTTGCAAGGACATATCTGTGCACTCTGTATCCCATATGCTGGCCCTTGCTGACCTCTATCACGCTGCTGATTTGAAGTCTGTTTGCCTAAAATTTACTGCTGAAAATCTTGTTG GACTGCGCCAGTGTGCGGGGCTGTTTTTTCTCCTTCACACCTTACAATTGGTCGAAGATACTTCGTGA
- the LOC111803338 gene encoding BTB/POZ and MATH domain-containing protein 4-like isoform X1, giving the protein MYSPNNSPLASPTSSRSVTETINASHNFVIKGYSLAKGIGVGKHIASETFTVGGYQWAIYFYPDGKNPEDSSAYVSVFIALASEGTDVRALFELTLVDQSGEGKHKVHSHFDRSLESGPYTLKYRGSMWGYKRFFRRTSLETSVFLKDDCLKINCTVGVVVSGIDSSRLHSIHVPESDIGVHFGTLLENEEGSDVTFNVSGEKFCAHKLVLAARSPVFENHFVNMMEEDNDEIHITEMEPRVFKALLHFIYRDTLPEDDEFLEASSSSVPSLPDSLPAKLLAAADKYDLPRLRLMCESVLCKDISVHSVSHMLALADLYHAADLKSVCLKFTAENLVAVMQSDGFEFLKENCPLLQSELLKTVARCEDEEELSGGGKSRSVWAQFSDGGDTNDRSVRQQTWENGERSRSPWMQHSDGGDACIPKPR; this is encoded by the exons ATGTACTCGCCCAACAACAGCCCCTTAGCTTCTCCGACGAGCTCTCGGTCTGTTACAGAAACTATTAATGCCTCACATAACTTTGTGATCAAGGGTTATTCTCTCGCTAAGGGTATCGGCGTGGGAAAGCATATTGCTAGCGAGACTTTTACCGTCGGAGGGTATCAGTGGGCTATATACTTCTATCCTGACGGGAAGAATCCGGAGGATAGTTCAGCTTATGTGTCGGTGTTCATTGCCTTGGCCAGCGAGGGCACTGATGTGCGTGCCTTGTTTGAGCTCACTTTGGTGGACCAGAGTGGTGAAGGAAAGCACAAGGTGCATAGTCATTTCGATCGATCGCTCGAGAGTGGGCCTTACACGCTCAAGTACAGAGGTAGCATGTG GGGCTATAAGCGTTTCTTCCGAAGGACTTCACTTGAAACATCGGTTTTCCTTAAGGACGATtgcttgaaaataaattgcaCTGTTGGTGTTGTTGTATCCGGAATAGACAGTTCAAGACTACACTCCATCCATGTCCCTGAATCTGATATTGGAGTTCATTTTGGCACATTACTGGAAAATGAGGAGGGTTCAGATGTCACTTTCAATGTGTCAGGGGAAAAGTTTTGTGCTCACAAGCTAGTACTGGCCGCTCGCTCTCCTGTTTTTGAAAaccattttgtcaacatgatGGAAGAAGATAATGATGAAATTCATATAACAGAAATGGAACCTAGGGTTTTTAAG GCTCTGCTGCATTTCATTTATAGGGATACTCTCCCAGAAGATGATGAGTTCTTAGAAGCAAGCTCATCTTCAGTTCCATCTTTACCTGATTCATTACCTGCAAAATTATTAGCTGCTGctgataaatatgatttacccAGACTTAGATTGATGTGTGAATCTGTACTTTGCAAGGACATATCTGTGCACTCTGTATCCCATATGCTGGCCCTTGCTGACCTCTATCACGCTGCTGATTTGAAGTCTGTTTGCCTAAAATTTACTGCTGAAAATCTTGTTG CTGTAATGCAATCTGATGGGTTTGAGTTTCTCAAAGAAAACTGTCCATTGCTGCAGTCAGAGCTTTTGAAGACTGTTGCTAGGTGTGAGGACGAGGAGGAGCTTAGCGGAGGAGGAAAAAGTCGTAGCGTATGGGCTCAATTCTCCGACGGCGGGGATACAAATGACAGGAGTGTGAGGCAACAGACATGGGAAAATGGAGAAAGGAGTCGAAGCCCGTGGATGCAGCATTCGGATGGCGGTGACGCCTGCATACCGAAACCCAGGTGA
- the LOC111803338 gene encoding BTB/POZ and MATH domain-containing protein 4-like isoform X3: MYSPNNSPLASPTSSRSVTETINASHNFVIKGYSLAKGIGVGKHIASETFTVGGYQWAIYFYPDGKNPEDSSAYVSVFIALASEGTDVRALFELTLVDQSGEGKHKVHSHFDRSLESGPYTLKYRGSMWGYKRFFRRTSLETSVFLKDDCLKINCTVGVVVSGIDSSRLHSIHVPESDIGVHFGTLLENEEGSDVTFNVSGEKFCAHKLVLAARSPVFENHFVNMMEEDNDEIHITEMEPRVFKALLHFIYRDTLPEDDEFLEASSSSVPSLPDSLPAKLLAAADKYDLPRLRLMCESVLCKDISVHSVSHMLALADLYHAADLKSVCLKFTAENLVGLMQL, from the exons ATGTACTCGCCCAACAACAGCCCCTTAGCTTCTCCGACGAGCTCTCGGTCTGTTACAGAAACTATTAATGCCTCACATAACTTTGTGATCAAGGGTTATTCTCTCGCTAAGGGTATCGGCGTGGGAAAGCATATTGCTAGCGAGACTTTTACCGTCGGAGGGTATCAGTGGGCTATATACTTCTATCCTGACGGGAAGAATCCGGAGGATAGTTCAGCTTATGTGTCGGTGTTCATTGCCTTGGCCAGCGAGGGCACTGATGTGCGTGCCTTGTTTGAGCTCACTTTGGTGGACCAGAGTGGTGAAGGAAAGCACAAGGTGCATAGTCATTTCGATCGATCGCTCGAGAGTGGGCCTTACACGCTCAAGTACAGAGGTAGCATGTG GGGCTATAAGCGTTTCTTCCGAAGGACTTCACTTGAAACATCGGTTTTCCTTAAGGACGATtgcttgaaaataaattgcaCTGTTGGTGTTGTTGTATCCGGAATAGACAGTTCAAGACTACACTCCATCCATGTCCCTGAATCTGATATTGGAGTTCATTTTGGCACATTACTGGAAAATGAGGAGGGTTCAGATGTCACTTTCAATGTGTCAGGGGAAAAGTTTTGTGCTCACAAGCTAGTACTGGCCGCTCGCTCTCCTGTTTTTGAAAaccattttgtcaacatgatGGAAGAAGATAATGATGAAATTCATATAACAGAAATGGAACCTAGGGTTTTTAAG GCTCTGCTGCATTTCATTTATAGGGATACTCTCCCAGAAGATGATGAGTTCTTAGAAGCAAGCTCATCTTCAGTTCCATCTTTACCTGATTCATTACCTGCAAAATTATTAGCTGCTGctgataaatatgatttacccAGACTTAGATTGATGTGTGAATCTGTACTTTGCAAGGACATATCTGTGCACTCTGTATCCCATATGCTGGCCCTTGCTGACCTCTATCACGCTGCTGATTTGAAGTCTGTTTGCCTAAAATTTACTGCTGAAAATCTTGTTG GTTTGATGCAGCTGTAA